Genomic window (Geotrypetes seraphini chromosome 6, aGeoSer1.1, whole genome shotgun sequence):
tatttaagatttgattccCTTTTTCAAACCAAAGCAATTTCTGTAGCAATtctcttcacccctcccccccaccatatATCCTTTCCCCCAATCTGTTTGTCCTAAAATACCCAGCACACAAGCTTTCCATTCTCTTTTAGCTGCATTAGATAAATCACCTGATTACAAACACTGTTTTTATATGCACCTAGTGCAGTATATGTTACAACAAGCTTTAAATGCCTCATTGTGGACTAGTATAGAGTATATTACCAGTAATTGTTTTCCGCTGACATGTGACTGTAACAGTGCCAACCCAGATTAATGGGTTATAGTAaagggaaatttttaaaatactgaatcaTTTCTTAGTCAATATTTTTCCTTTATCATCTTCTGTTATAAGAATTGGAACTTCTAATTTAGAGGACGTAAACTGAATAATTTCTGACTATTTTCATAATACTAGGTTTCCTATGATAGCATTATACTTATTTGAATCAGTTTTATTTGTACAAATTTTGCTTcatttgtttatatttgaaatttaataaattaaaaaatactttaaaaaaaatcttgtcaACAGAGGCAGGAAGGGGTGGGGCTAGGAAGAAGGAAGAGCATGGCGGGCAGGGGGCCCCACTGAATTGGACTACACAGGGCACCATAGCTGCTAAGACCAGCACTGTATGTTTGACAGTATAATTATCCCTGCAGAGCTCCCTCCATAACCTGGACTGTTCCATGAATTACTGTGTGTGTGATTCGGGTATCCAGCTGAAGATCACTACCCAGAAGACACCCTCAATGACTTTCAAAAAGGCTGTGGTGATTGTGGTGGCCGTAGAGAAAATGAAAAACACAATCCGTCCTTCTGCAAGACTGTTTATGGATGAAGACCTGCAGGATATCCTGAACAGTATTTTTGTGGAAGGTAGAGTATCTTTCAGCACACTGTATTCATACTATCTGCAAATTAAAAGGCGTAGCCCAGCCACTGTATTTGAATGGTTTCACATTACCTCAAGTACTGCAATGCCTTGGCTTGCTGCTGGTTCTGCCTCCAGGAGCAGGAAGGGGCAGTGGAATGCATTTTGTATGGGAAGGACAAGTTCCATTCCAAACCCCACATATGCTCCAGGATCTCCTTTTCCCATAGTCATTCTTTTCCTTAGCATTCAACATCCTTCCCTACCTTTGAACCCTTCTCCATAGTCTTCAGCACTTCTTTCCTTCCCTAATCTCCACTGTGGTCTCCGGTACTTCTttccacctccccacccccacaataTATCTAGTGCCTTATCATGCTTCTCTGGGGCAATGATACCCCAACTGTTACAGTACCAAAAGCATAGAGTCTGGTGGGTgtggagccttgagcatctgtggcATGCTCAACGCCAACcggctcctcctcctccatacTTCCTATTTCAGAGGGGGCAGAAACTGGCAGGCCTTGGGCATGTAGAGATGCTCAAGACCTCACCCATGCTGGTCTTAATACTTTTGGTGCTGTGCTGGTTGGAGTATTGCTGCCCCAGAGGAGGGAGGTAAGGTACTAAACTCATAGAGGGCGGTGGGGAAGGAGATAATGGAGCAAAAGGACTGAAGTTGACCTGAGCAAATGTTTTCCATTATATAGCCACCAGGTTTCAGCTCAGCTAGCTTTTAGTAAGCGTTTTAGTTACCAAAGATTTGGTATAGCTAATGTGACTCCCTGAGGAATGCCTCTGCATGCGATCAGGGTTACACTAATATTCAAGATAATAAATAATATGTGTAATCTGAGCCAGGGAGGCCACTGCCAATCCCTGAATTCCTGGAcgacacttaaccctccattgaatcaggtacaaacttacccctccccctttttactaagccgtggtaaaggtttctatcgcagcccagagcgctaaatgttccgatgatcatagaattcctatgagcgttggagcttttagcACCCCGGGCTACTGCAGaagcctctactgtggcttagtaaaagagggccttaaactGTAATCCAGACCCGACCagctccacccatccccgccctgttacaTCCACACCAtgtccctagccccgcccccctcagcctgctcatctTGGTTGGGAGGgtatctgtgcatgcgtggatgccactCTTGCTGCGAtttgcttttcaaaatccggacaaaatgccgggtttcgaaaagctgtccggggaaatccggacgtctggtaactctaTCCAAGGACAGGAAAATGCCTAGTATACCTGAATGTAACATGCCTCGAGTTATGGCTGAAAAAGGTGTGatctaaatccaaatccaaaatccagGCAGTCACCTGGGGACCTAAAGAGCAATTCTACCAAaccataatagcagtaacttCCACGAGTCATGTAACAAAAACCTATTTAGGAAAACACAGCACCTTGATCCTAGAACATCAATAAACCCTATtggaaaactaaagaagccagattagtacagatctaTCCTGTACAGTTAATGCTAACAGTAAACCGTGTTTCTCTCATATATACTCAACACAGACAGACCCTCATGcagtataaaataaaatagaaatatgcaaacaaatataaaactgaacccccccccccccaaaacccacagtGCAACACTAGATAAAGagaaaaagtgatgcatgtaCCCTGCACTgtgcaaataaaacaaaaaaatggaaaacatgATGATACAATTTTAGTGAATAAATGcgattaagaaatcctgattagattaaattagattcttggactaaatatatttttcaattagctttcagaggccaaaaccttttttctcaggtcaggactgtctctggtttctgctttcctcattgtctttaaaaatttcttattcatttgtcattttttctcctttcttctcttcctttcagctctcttcagtttatttttctgcttgtCCAGATTTAATTCTTTCCTACTATATAGTCTTcaagttccatttttttttttaaactatggcTACTTACAGTTTGCTCTTTCCCTCACTCTATTTCATTTCCTCTTATTTCCCAGTTTCTCACTAAGTCAATCATCTTTCTTTCCGCCCTCATCGAGCAATTGTACCCTCTCTCTCCTACTTCATTCCAGCATgtactctctttctctcctcttctgTCCAGTAACTGCCCTTTTTATTTGCTCTCATATCCAAATagaatctgccctctttctctgcccccaTTCTCTCCTtacttctatccagcatcttccctttttctctGCTTCccatccatccagcatctgtcccctccccctttccatccagcaactGCCCTTCTCTTCCCCTTTACATCCAGTGACTGCCCCTCTCTCACCCTTTTCCTTCCAGTGACTGACACTCTCTCTTTCTATCCAGAATTTGCCCCCTCCCTGtctctccctttccatccagtgtctggcCCCATCTCCCCATTTCCATCTAGTGTCTGCCTTCTTTCTCTGCTCTCTTCCACCTGGTGTTTGCTCTCTTTCTCtgcttccttccatccagtgtctggcccccctctcttcccatttccatccagcatctgtcctctctttctgtggccctctcccccccatttcctcccagagtctgtcccctttctctctgcatcttgcccctctctctttctctccctacatCCATCTGCATctgccttctctcccccatgtcaTCCAGCATCTGCACCATCTTATCCCTTTCTGTCCAGTGTTTGtcccttctcccccttccatctggcatctgtctccctttctccacTCCTTCTGGCAtctatcccctctctcccccttatccagcatctttctccctttctccaccTCCCCAATATTTAGCGCCTAccctttctctgccccccccccaattgctgctgtttcataaaaacataagaatagccttactgggtcagactaatggtccatcaagcccaatagtccgttctcacggtggccaatccaggtcactagcacctggccaacaGCAGCAGTGGCATCAAACACAAAGAAAAGGATATCATGGGGCTGCACTCAAGCTTGGGGCTGCCAGCCCCaacccctctgacatcatttcctgttcCAGAGCAGGGTCTGCAGCAAAAACTGTGCAGCTCTGTGATCTCCTTTTCTTTGTCTTTGCCACTGCTGCTGAAACAGCAGTGTGGCAGCATGTTGGGTGGGAGATGCTGGTGGCCTTCTGCCCTCTCTGGATTTTGGGGGTGCCATAGCACCCATGGATCCCCCCATTCCATTGGCTATAGGAGTAGACATGTCTTTCCCTTCTAccctttttcccttccttttcaagTCACCTAGAGCTTATTTAGGTTTGTGCAactcacaaatattagattaaattagattatatAGCAGCATGAATCTAGGCATGTTTTTCATTTACCTTCTGGTTAACTAAGCCAATTATTTCACAGGTAAttgttataataaaaaaaaaggattctTAAAACAAGAACAGGAAAAGAAGAGTGTATAAGAGCAACACTTAGTTATATTTGTTTTTGAGTCTGATAAGGACTGGGTGATGAGAATGTTTTTTCGTAATTCTGATAAATTGTTTTTGGGAGGAAAAGTATGGGATTTTCCTGATGTCTGTGTAGATACACAGGAGAAAAGGAAGCAATTCTTGGCTCTATGCTCTCAGGTGATAGCCCTGGGTGCTCATTTCTTTTTAcgctttccttgtaaatgtttactaTTGTATGAGTCAAATAGGTATCTTTTTTTTGATCCCAAACAATTGGAGGCTTTTCTTGAGAATAAGCATAAAATACAGCTTCAGGTGTCGGGTCCGAGGGAAGAAATTGATCATTAGGAAAATGGAAGATTGTAGTTTAATTAGCTGACGAGATGTCATTATTTTATATAAGCTTTTTCTTTTGAGATGTGCCTCTTTTTCCTTATCCTCTTCCCCATTCTTAGTTGAGGACTTATAGAGAAAGTTGCTATGAAATATATTTCTTGTCAGGTTGTTATAGCATTGTGATTTCTGTTTCTTAATGCATTTATATGCTGTATGttcaattaaaattgaataaataaaattttaaaaaaaaaacaagaacagGAAAAGGGATTTTGCAAATAattatgactctgggcaacttacttaacccttcattgccacaggtacaaaaATTAAGTACTTATAAATAATacagtatgtaaactgctttgactgtaaccacagaacagcgatatatcaaatcccatttccTATCCCTATTCCTTAATGCTCTTTTGAACCATGTAGCAAAAGTATTCCCttactcacacatttctttggAACCCTGGTTTGGAGAGACAATAAAGTGCAGATCACTATAAAATTGAAAAGTGGCACTAATTGATAATCAAAATTTTTGCAACTTTGCTATTTTTCAGAAGTCATCCCTTTCGAAAATTTCGACATCACCTATGTGGCTGATTCTGCATACCAATACTTTTCATCTAGTTCCCATAAGATTTACGACACTAAAAACAAGTGTTTTGCCTTACAAGAGTTCCCTGGATCAGCCAAGCTGATAGCTTTACAGTTGCAAGGATTGAATTCCAGACGTGAAGGTAAGAAGCCCTCCTAATCTATTCAGTAATTTAACAGTTACCAACCACAAAAGGGTGAGGAATTAGCTGCTGTTCTGTACCAAATCAACCAGGTCCAAAGAGCAGGGAGAACTGGAAAGGCATAAGTCACACAGTGGGCCGAATTCAGTAAATTTATACGCTGGAATGATTTGCActaaatttgtattttataaaaggtgtTCTGTGCCAAGCACGCTTTATAGAACAGTGCCCATCTTTGAAGCTTGGTGCAAATCCTGGCGCATAAGTTGGGCACATAGCCCCTCCAATTCTGCATATAGTGCCATAGATTGTGCAAGCAAATCAATGAATATAGCTGATTTGCAGGCACAACTTAATTACATATTTAACAGGCCAATCAGCATCGGAAATTGGCAATGAACACCTCATAATTAtcgctaattggcaccaattagaaaTTACATGCACAGCTTAGTaggcgcattctataaagtgctgcatgtcagttctagtgtgcaaatttgaaaaggggaTGTGGCCAATGGAGGAGCACGAGCAGATCAtggacattcctaaaagttaaacGCAATGATGTAGAATGCGCCCAATCAGCGCACAActtaggcatttaggcctggttttccttggcctaaatgggtgtgcctataAGTTATGAGACTTCAGTTCAAATTTCAATCAGCGGCTTTAAATAACTAACTAAAATATCCCACTAATCTATCCCCAATGACATCAATATCAGTCAAAACTCTTATGATTTATTACGGATCCTCATATGGTTGCCGTGGTTCTCAAATTCCATAACACGTTATGCTCCCTACATCTTCATAGGCCCATGTTTTTGTTTCCAACTACTGCTTTGTATCTTATGCTGATTGCACCTTTTCATCAAAATTGACTTTCACTGTTTAGCTACTTAATTTCTTTTCAATAaatttgaacataagaagttgttgcttctgggtcagaccagtggtccatcgtgcccagcagtccgctcccgcagcagcccccaGTGCCCttagaccagccctacctgcatacgttccggttcagcaggaacttgtctagctttggtTTGAATCCTTGGAAGGTGTTTCCCcccataacagcctctggaagagctttccagttttccaccactctctgggtgaagaagaacttccttacgtttgtacggaatctgtccccttttagctttagagagtgccctcttgttctccctaccttggaaagggtgaacaatctgtctttttctactaagtctattcccttcagtatcttgaatgtttctatcatgttcccttctcagtcttctcttttcaagggaaaagaggcccagtttctctaatctctcactgtacggtgcTATTCAATCTTTCCCTGCAAAGCATTGTTTGGATCGCCTCTCTTGACATGATCATCTTTCAATATTCTTCATCAGGGTCGATGCTCCTCGTATATTTTTTTCGTTTCTCATTCAAACTGCTCTCTTCTCGCTACAACTTCACTGACCCGGCTTTGCTCATTGTATTGTATAGATTCAGGCCCAAAGTTTTTATCATTGTATCTAAAAGTTCTAGTTTAGTTTTATTTGCACTTGATATGTCATTTGGAGCTCCCCTGACCAGCCCATGATCCTCCCACGGCTGTACCCCCTTTTGGGTGGCGCATGAGACATTTTGGGTGTGCAGAGTTATAGAATAGCTTGTAGGCTGAGGCATATGTAAACCCAAATTAGTgctagaaaacgaattaaataaataaaatcagagtTCATGGCATGTCTAGAGTGACCAACTTCCTTATTAGAGAGCTAATGAGCTAATTATTTTGAATCTTCCCGGCTTAGTTCTGCAGCATCAGGTTAGGACTACAAAACATGCaaatttgtacatttttattctctattgtgactgtatattatatacaatgtaaatgaattgttttaatattatccATTCCATGAACATTTGCTAAAAATGCGCAAAATTAAATTCATGTCCAACAGTTGGTCACCATGTCCTAATTCACCACTGCATATAAGTCCACAGCATCCCATCAGTGAATGTAATAGGAAATCTGAGGCTAGGAGAGAGTGCAGTTCATGGTTACTAATTGCCTGTTTCTCTTGTGGTTTTGTTCCTACAGTGAAATTGAACATGGCTTTATACAGCTCTCAGCCTTCTAACGCAAGCAGCCGCAAGATTCCAGTTACATTAGGTATCACGGGAAGAAATCTCTATTTGTCATGTGTAATGGCTGGAGGTCGTGCAGAGCTGCAGCTGGAAGTAAGTGAGCAATTATTAGTGTTTTAGAATCTGTATTAAAAATATGATCATTTCTACAGAACAATCTCAGTTATACTGCATATCTATTCTGTTAGTGTTTAAATTATCTTTTTTATGAGTAGGTGGAAGTTGCAGATGTATTTGCTTACGTTATATgcttcaaatttattttttttactattattattattattgtagggCTTTGGTAATTTTGCAAACAATGCAAAGTGATAACCAATTATAAAACAATTATGTTGTAAAATCTTCCTTTCTAAATAtaccttttcttttcttatttaggAGGTTAATGACATCATAAGGGACATCAGAGATGATTCATTACTGCGCTTCATATTCTTCAAGTTTGATCGTAGTTCCAGCACCTCACCCGTAAAAACCTCCACCTTTGAATCAGCCGCCTGTCCCAACTGGTACATCTGTACCTCCCAAAGAGAGAATGAGCCTGTGAGAATGGCACAGTATAACGAACAGTCAGCTATCATCAACTTTAAACTTATTAAAGATGAGCAGTAATTAATTTATGGGAACTATTTATACCCTGTTTGAGACAGCACCCAAGTACTGTAATGCATCAGACAGTTTCCTTTTCATACAATCTTGGGTTTATTTCAAATGTTTATTTGAGCAGAACACTGTCCCAATGGGATCaaaatgtaaaaatataatttttttaagagCAAAGGCTAATAATAGCTTAGGACACTTTTAGAGCAGCAACTGAAAACCTTCTAAGATGTATTCAGCCACTGCCCAAAGTACCACTATTTTGCCAGGACCGGTTTCTTATTCTCTACCATCCACACTGAATTTTTCTTCATCTTCATGCCTGCTAGGCCCTTTTTCTCTATTAGCTCTTATCACAATtcattcaggggtccttttacgacagcttagcatgtgctaatggaaTTAGAATATGTTAAATGCTGTGCTACtttatacctatgggccatgTGGCTTAGTACATTCTAATGACCCTATATAAAATAGTtattaattcatgtaaaccgttctgagctcttctgggaggactgTATACAAAATTGaaagaataaataaatcaatttagttttctatacattctcccatgggagctcagaatggtttacatgaaattattcaggtactcaagcatttttccctttctgtcctggtacattgtccaggtacattagatagattgtggtgggctcacaatctatctaatgtacctggggcaatgggggggggggtttaagtgacttgccctgggtcacatgggtgtgaacacacaacctcagggtgctgcatCCAAGTCTGTCTGCAAATTGAGAACGAGTGATCAAGCAGGAAGGTAGACTTTTAAATGCCTACTTTGGATTACCAAATGTACATATATAATTTATGTGGCAGATAGCAATTTGTGTCCATACTTTTCACGACTCAGTTTTTAGAAGGAAATTTTTCCTTTTGAAGCTTAATAGTCAGGGGTGCACTGTTTGAAAGATGCTTCCACAATGTGCCTTCCATCACAAAAACCTGATATTTTCTCTATGAGAATTAAGGATTTCAAAAAGAGTTACCATCATATGGTTCAGTATGAAGAACAGTCAGCTGTCATTGACTTTAACCTTATTTCAGATTAGCAGTGACTACTTCTTCCCTCCTACACCATCAATCTTCAGCACATTTCATTTTTGTAGTTGACTGTAAAGGATCTATGTTTGACAAATCTATCAGGAAATGCCCTCCCA
Coding sequences:
- the LOC117362183 gene encoding interleukin-1 beta-like isoform X1 translates to MEIIHMNIFLSSSVTGPAMAVVPEMNEILDSYSDIDEFLYEADCSCHLTSSLHNLDCSMNYCVCDSGIQLKITTQKTPSMTFKKAVVIVVAVEKMKNTIRPSARLFMDEDLQDILNSIFVEEVIPFENFDITYVADSAYQYFSSSSHKIYDTKNKCFALQEFPGSAKLIALQLQGLNSRREVKLNMALYSSQPSNASSRKIPVTLGITGRNLYLSCVMAGGRAELQLEEVNDIIRDIRDDSLLRFIFFKFDRSSSTSPVKTSTFESAACPNWYICTSQRENEPVRMAQYNEQSAIINFKLIKDEQ
- the LOC117362183 gene encoding interleukin-1 beta-like isoform X2, yielding MAVVPEMNEILDSYSDIDEFLYEADCSCHLTSSLHNLDCSMNYCVCDSGIQLKITTQKTPSMTFKKAVVIVVAVEKMKNTIRPSARLFMDEDLQDILNSIFVEEVIPFENFDITYVADSAYQYFSSSSHKIYDTKNKCFALQEFPGSAKLIALQLQGLNSRREVKLNMALYSSQPSNASSRKIPVTLGITGRNLYLSCVMAGGRAELQLEEVNDIIRDIRDDSLLRFIFFKFDRSSSTSPVKTSTFESAACPNWYICTSQRENEPVRMAQYNEQSAIINFKLIKDEQ